The following are encoded together in the Armatimonadota bacterium genome:
- the nusB gene encoding transcription antitermination factor NusB produces the protein MGTKSRRAARELALNVLYQVDIARIPPQEALDTALINAKLEESSAKFAEELVKGTLEHLKEIDERLKRLSVGWELQRQPAVDRNILRMAIFEILYLDQIPPSVSINEAVELAKKYSTEDSGRFVNGVLGALLREQGIKIEEQQNEGQNS, from the coding sequence ATGGGTACTAAAAGCAGAAGAGCAGCCAGAGAGCTGGCACTGAATGTTCTCTATCAAGTTGATATTGCGCGAATACCGCCTCAAGAAGCGTTAGATACTGCCCTAATAAATGCAAAGCTTGAGGAAAGCAGTGCAAAGTTCGCAGAAGAACTAGTCAAAGGCACTTTAGAACACTTAAAAGAGATTGACGAACGCCTCAAGCGCCTATCCGTCGGCTGGGAACTTCAACGCCAACCTGCTGTAGATCGGAACATCCTCCGGATGGCGATTTTCGAGATACTTTATCTAGATCAAATACCACCGAGCGTCTCAATTAACGAGGCGGTCGAGCTAGCCAAGAAATATAGCACTGAAGATTCCGGACGCTTCGTGAACGGAGTTCTCGGAGCCTTGTTACGTGAGCAAGGAATCAAAATTGAGGAGCAACAAAATGAGGGCCAAAATTCTTGA
- a CDS encoding acetyl-CoA carboxylase biotin carboxylase subunit, producing MFKKILIANRGEIAVRIIRACREMKIATVAVYSQADANSLHVRLADEAICIGPPASKDSYLNAPNIISAAIITRAEAIHPGYGYFSEVPSFAEACEACKIKFIGPKPSAIEKMGNKAKAREIMQSAGVPVIPGTKGVLQNEQVAIKTAAKMGYPVLLKAAAGGGGRGIRLVRNEDELIKTLKIAQTEAESAFGNPDLYMEKFIEEPRHIEVQILADEHGNVIHLGERECSIQNKRHQKMLEEAPSVALTPSMRAKIGEAAVRAAKAVGYTNAGTVEFLLDEKKNFYFMEMNTRVQVEHPVTEAVTGVDIVKEQIRIAAGEKLSFNQKDIQLRGHAIECRITAEDPERDFAPASGKIEGLTLPGGLGVRIDTHIYPGYVVPPYYDSLLAKLIVWDNDRNGAINRMARCLSEFTIEGLKTNIPFHMKIMKNADYRRGDLSTSFIRRMLEESG from the coding sequence ATGTTCAAGAAAATCCTAATTGCAAACCGTGGTGAGATTGCCGTTCGCATCATTCGAGCCTGCCGGGAGATGAAAATTGCCACAGTCGCAGTCTACTCTCAAGCAGACGCAAACTCGCTGCATGTACGACTAGCGGACGAGGCAATATGCATTGGGCCGCCAGCAAGCAAAGACAGTTACCTTAACGCACCAAATATCATAAGTGCCGCAATAATTACCCGTGCAGAAGCAATCCACCCTGGGTACGGCTATTTTTCAGAGGTTCCAAGTTTTGCGGAAGCATGCGAAGCATGTAAAATCAAGTTTATTGGCCCAAAGCCCTCTGCCATTGAAAAAATGGGTAATAAGGCTAAGGCGCGAGAAATAATGCAATCGGCGGGAGTACCTGTGATACCAGGTACGAAGGGAGTGCTCCAAAACGAGCAAGTGGCAATCAAAACCGCCGCAAAAATGGGATATCCCGTGCTTTTAAAAGCAGCCGCTGGTGGGGGTGGCCGTGGAATACGACTCGTCAGGAACGAAGACGAGCTCATTAAAACACTTAAAATCGCCCAAACAGAAGCTGAATCTGCATTTGGCAACCCAGATCTCTACATGGAAAAGTTTATCGAAGAACCAAGGCATATCGAGGTGCAAATCCTGGCAGATGAACATGGGAATGTAATCCACCTGGGTGAGCGTGAATGTTCCATTCAAAACAAGCGCCACCAGAAGATGCTCGAGGAGGCACCATCAGTTGCTTTGACCCCATCGATGAGGGCAAAAATTGGGGAAGCGGCAGTACGTGCAGCAAAGGCAGTTGGTTATACAAATGCTGGAACTGTTGAGTTCTTGCTTGACGAAAAGAAAAACTTTTACTTCATGGAAATGAATACTCGCGTCCAAGTGGAGCATCCGGTCACCGAGGCGGTGACCGGCGTTGATATCGTGAAAGAGCAAATACGAATTGCCGCAGGTGAAAAGCTTAGCTTCAACCAGAAGGACATCCAGCTTAGGGGGCATGCAATAGAATGCCGAATCACCGCTGAGGACCCCGAACGAGACTTCGCACCAGCCTCGGGCAAAATTGAGGGGTTGACACTCCCCGGTGGATTAGGCGTTCGCATCGACACTCATATATATCCGGGTTATGTCGTTCCTCCCTACTATGACTCCCTACTTGCAAAGCTAATCGTGTGGGATAATGACCGAAATGGCGCAATAAACCGCATGGCTAGATGCTTATCCGAGTTTACCATTGAAGGCCTTAAGACAAACATACCATTCCATATGAAAATTATGAAGAATGCGGATTATCGCCGAGGAGATTTATCTACAAGCTTTATTAGGCGTATGTTAGAAGAAAGCGGATAA
- a CDS encoding TolC family protein, whose amino-acid sequence MIDRLVERCGFIRSPIIIVLVIFQLSLWSAVFAEKLTLEESIKLAVQNNPRAHIALENVKKAYATVDEATSQGMPKLSLEGTYQRLDEVSVVRFGEREIPLGSLYTRTADLILTQPLDVFGIVRAGKRTAKYNTSASKSEYEQVINDITLETKKAFFNVLRAEQFLKVQEENVKALEAHLADAKAHLAAGTVAQFEVLRAETQVANARQQLIIAQNGLELAKSAFNNVLARPLDAQVDLAEPEIPQFAEVNLKACVDVALSMRPEIKKAEMQVKAAEEVARVAMLAGKPRINLRWAYNRSFDVSTFSPRESSWRAFLTASYYIFDGGATKASVRKATSDAKSAKSMREQTMRGVTLDVQQAYLSLRESQERIKAAEKALEQARESMRLAQVRYQGGVSTQVEVFDAQAALTLAQTNYVNAIYDYQIALAQLERAVGGPSQMAKLLGDRSKN is encoded by the coding sequence ATGATTGACCGGTTAGTAGAAAGATGCGGATTCATTCGTTCGCCTATCATTATTGTATTGGTTATTTTCCAACTAAGTCTTTGGTCAGCCGTCTTTGCAGAAAAGCTTACGCTTGAAGAGAGCATAAAACTGGCGGTGCAAAACAATCCTCGAGCGCACATTGCCCTAGAGAATGTAAAGAAGGCATACGCAACTGTTGATGAGGCTACAAGTCAGGGAATGCCGAAGCTCAGTTTGGAGGGCACTTACCAAAGACTTGATGAGGTTTCTGTTGTAAGATTCGGCGAAAGGGAAATTCCATTAGGCTCACTATATACCCGCACGGCTGATTTGATACTTACACAACCTCTTGATGTTTTTGGGATTGTTCGAGCAGGTAAGAGGACTGCCAAGTATAATACTTCGGCTTCCAAATCAGAGTATGAACAAGTCATAAACGATATTACTCTTGAGACAAAGAAAGCCTTTTTTAATGTGCTTCGGGCAGAGCAATTCCTCAAGGTTCAGGAGGAAAATGTCAAAGCTCTAGAAGCCCATCTGGCGGATGCGAAGGCTCACCTTGCTGCTGGAACTGTGGCACAGTTCGAGGTGCTTCGAGCGGAGACGCAGGTGGCAAATGCGAGGCAACAGCTAATCATCGCCCAAAATGGACTTGAGCTTGCGAAGTCAGCTTTCAATAACGTGCTAGCTAGACCTCTTGATGCGCAAGTAGACCTAGCTGAGCCAGAGATACCTCAGTTTGCTGAGGTCAATTTAAAAGCTTGCGTAGATGTTGCACTAAGCATGCGTCCGGAGATTAAAAAAGCCGAGATGCAGGTCAAGGCGGCCGAGGAAGTAGCAAGGGTAGCCATGCTCGCTGGCAAGCCGAGAATTAACTTGCGGTGGGCATATAACCGAAGCTTTGATGTCAGCACTTTTAGTCCCCGCGAATCATCATGGAGGGCTTTCCTGACGGCAAGTTATTATATTTTTGACGGGGGCGCTACCAAAGCTTCTGTCAGAAAAGCCACATCCGATGCAAAGAGTGCAAAATCAATGCGTGAGCAAACAATGCGTGGAGTAACGCTAGATGTTCAGCAGGCATATCTCAGTCTTAGGGAGAGTCAGGAGCGTATTAAGGCTGCAGAAAAGGCGTTAGAGCAAGCACGCGAGAGTATGCGCCTTGCACAAGTGCGCTATCAAGGAGGAGTATCCACCCAAGTTGAAGTATTCGATGCTCAAGCGGCCTTAACTCTTGCGCAAACAAATTACGTAAATGCAATCTACGACTACCAAATTGCACTTGCCCAACTTGAGCGAGCTGTTGGCGGGCCATCACAGATGGCTAAGCTGCTTGGAGATAGGTCTAAAAATTAG
- a CDS encoding bifunctional 5,10-methylenetetrahydrofolate dehydrogenase/5,10-methenyltetrahydrofolate cyclohydrolase, with translation MRAKILDGLATARTIREEVKAGVEKLIAEHGIVPNLAVVIVGEDPASKVYVNMKRKAAIAAGMLSTVHELPTDSTQEKVEDLVKKLSADPSIHGVMVQHPVPKHLNEQSILDAVAPEKDVDGISRYSLGSLVTGDPLFVAATPAGIIELLDRYNIPIEGQHAVVVGRSIILGKPVALYLLNRHATVTICHTRTRDLAEMTRQADILVAAVGKPEMITGDMIKEGAIVIDAGYNKVEGRDKDVGDVNFEQAAEKASWITPVPGGVGPMTIAMLLRNTLKAASRIAERK, from the coding sequence ATGAGGGCCAAAATTCTTGATGGATTAGCAACTGCTAGGACTATTAGAGAAGAGGTAAAAGCCGGCGTTGAGAAATTAATCGCCGAGCATGGGATAGTGCCCAATCTCGCAGTAGTCATCGTCGGCGAAGACCCTGCATCTAAAGTGTACGTAAACATGAAAAGAAAGGCCGCTATAGCGGCGGGAATGCTTTCGACTGTTCACGAATTGCCGACAGACTCGACACAAGAAAAAGTCGAAGACCTCGTCAAGAAGCTTAGCGCCGACCCAAGCATTCACGGCGTTATGGTTCAGCATCCAGTTCCAAAGCACCTAAACGAACAAAGCATCCTTGATGCTGTTGCTCCAGAAAAAGATGTTGATGGAATCAGCCGATACAGCTTGGGAAGCCTAGTGACTGGAGATCCTTTGTTCGTAGCAGCAACTCCTGCAGGCATTATCGAGCTACTCGACCGATATAATATTCCTATAGAAGGACAGCATGCAGTTGTAGTCGGCCGAAGCATAATCCTTGGCAAACCGGTCGCGCTTTATCTCCTCAACCGCCATGCAACAGTGACTATATGCCACACACGCACCCGAGACCTGGCGGAGATGACAAGGCAGGCAGACATTCTCGTGGCAGCAGTAGGCAAACCGGAAATGATAACGGGCGATATGATTAAAGAAGGCGCAATCGTTATTGATGCAGGCTATAACAAGGTCGAAGGCCGCGATAAGGATGTTGGCGATGTGAACTTCGAACAAGCAGCGGAAAAGGCATCTTGGATAACGCCCGTTCCTGGCGGTGTCGGTCCAATGACGATTGCAATGCTACTAAGAAACACTCTAAAAGCAGCTAGCCGAATAGCAGAACGCAAATAG
- a CDS encoding acetyl-CoA carboxylase biotin carboxyl carrier protein subunit — translation MDIKDIERLIKLIRNARISELTLTSGTSTVRLKKPLKQATAPVAKSEPGYAMKPITAEETPEKAEPQEAEHLITAPMVGIFHSIESLSSPGASVKKGQTVGAIESMKLMNDVVADCDGIITEVLIEDGMPVEYGQILFRLSTTQT, via the coding sequence TTGGACATAAAAGACATCGAACGGCTAATAAAGCTCATTAGAAACGCAAGAATCTCAGAGCTAACCCTTACTTCGGGAACATCAACAGTCAGGTTAAAAAAGCCCTTAAAGCAAGCTACGGCCCCAGTGGCGAAGTCAGAACCAGGCTATGCCATGAAACCAATAACAGCCGAAGAGACACCTGAGAAAGCTGAACCCCAAGAGGCTGAACACCTAATCACCGCACCAATGGTCGGTATATTCCACAGCATAGAGAGCCTTTCCTCTCCTGGAGCAAGCGTTAAGAAAGGTCAGACAGTCGGAGCCATCGAATCTATGAAGTTGATGAACGACGTGGTTGCGGATTGTGACGGAATAATTACCGAGGTGTTGATTGAGGATGGGATGCCGGTCGAATATGGCCAGATTCTCTTTAGGCTCTCAACTACTCAAACATAA
- a CDS encoding polyprenyl synthetase family protein encodes MINKTFDLQEYFSEKRKQIEAALDRFLPQEDQYPQILFRAMRYSVLDGGKRIRPVLVLAACEAVGGDSEKALPTACAVEFIHSFSLIHDDLPALDNDDFRRGKPTNHKVFGEAMAMLAGDALLALAFETITKTEGVPANTILDVTRRIAAAAGTGGMVVGQVVDMESEGRKIELETLEFMHSHKTGALIEACIVCGGLLGGATSEQLAALSLYGRKIGLAFQIVDDILDLEGEQEKLGKTVGSDLRKQKSTFPAILGLEKSKEKALQVTQEALKALESFDMRAEPLRAIARFIVERKT; translated from the coding sequence ATGATTAACAAAACCTTTGACCTGCAAGAATATTTTTCGGAAAAGCGCAAGCAAATAGAAGCCGCCCTCGATAGGTTTCTACCACAAGAGGACCAATACCCACAAATCCTCTTCCGCGCAATGAGATATAGCGTCTTAGATGGCGGCAAGCGGATAAGGCCAGTCCTCGTGCTGGCGGCATGCGAAGCTGTAGGCGGTGATTCCGAGAAAGCCTTGCCCACAGCATGCGCCGTTGAATTCATCCATTCCTTCTCCCTGATTCACGATGACCTACCTGCATTAGACAACGATGACTTCCGAAGAGGCAAGCCTACTAATCACAAGGTCTTTGGGGAAGCCATGGCAATGCTTGCAGGAGATGCGCTGCTGGCGCTCGCATTTGAAACAATCACCAAAACTGAAGGCGTGCCTGCAAACACAATACTTGATGTAACGAGGCGGATTGCCGCCGCTGCTGGCACTGGGGGTATGGTTGTCGGTCAAGTTGTAGATATGGAGTCTGAGGGCAGAAAAATTGAACTTGAAACGCTCGAATTCATGCATTCCCACAAAACTGGCGCATTAATCGAGGCGTGCATTGTTTGCGGAGGGCTTCTAGGCGGAGCAACTTCCGAACAGTTGGCGGCGCTGAGCCTTTATGGGCGAAAGATTGGTCTTGCGTTTCAAATTGTTGATGATATCCTCGACCTAGAAGGCGAACAAGAGAAGCTCGGCAAGACAGTCGGAAGCGACCTGCGCAAGCAAAAATCAACCTTTCCTGCAATACTAGGCTTGGAAAAATCAAAAGAAAAGGCTCTGCAAGTCACCCAAGAAGCCTTAAAAGCACTAGAAAGCTTTGACATGCGTGCAGAACCGCTTCGTGCAATTGCACGGTTCATAGTTGAACGCAAGACATAA
- a CDS encoding efflux RND transporter periplasmic adaptor subunit produces the protein MARGKPKVTIYILLIIVVLLGVFVSRQIGRKTSKLVGQSDVNVSVKTAFAQIGTMDSLIEVSGDIKALKTVTLSAKAPLRVVSVPYREGDRVSAGAVVVQQDTSDLRAQVQQAEAALQAARARLSQAITTKSVSDTQTEAQIVSAKAALEAAKARLQMLKKGARSQEIAQAENAVASTKANYENAKSNLERMRNLFAQGAISPLQMDQAQTQYDVALAQYESAKQQLSLVKAGAREEEIEAAQKQVEQAEEALRIAQANRSQKELRLEDIKSARAGVAQAEANLAYAKQQLENAYIRTPISGTVSKRMTEPGQMATPGVPLIEIVALNTVYFDAAVSEIDIQKIKPGQPVEVQVDAFPNRKFTGSVLKVLPTADTSTRQLRVWISVPNPHNEIKPGMFARGNIRIARHSNTVIVPKDALMIDGGGYTIYQIIDSVAHLRKVRVGFMTRDEAEILDGIKAGDQVVVSGQDKLSDGVKVHVVD, from the coding sequence ATGGCAAGAGGTAAACCAAAAGTCACTATTTATATCTTACTAATCATAGTTGTTTTGCTCGGAGTATTTGTATCGAGACAGATTGGCCGGAAGACAAGTAAGCTTGTTGGCCAATCAGACGTGAATGTTTCAGTAAAAACTGCATTTGCGCAAATTGGGACTATGGATTCGTTAATCGAGGTATCGGGCGATATTAAAGCGCTCAAGACCGTCACATTATCAGCTAAGGCGCCGCTCCGCGTAGTCTCAGTACCCTACCGGGAGGGTGACAGGGTTAGCGCGGGTGCTGTTGTAGTTCAGCAGGATACGTCCGACCTGAGAGCGCAAGTTCAGCAAGCCGAAGCAGCTCTTCAAGCAGCCAGAGCTCGACTTTCTCAGGCGATTACCACAAAGAGTGTTTCGGATACGCAGACTGAAGCGCAGATTGTGTCAGCAAAGGCCGCGCTAGAAGCAGCAAAAGCCCGCCTGCAGATGCTTAAGAAGGGCGCTAGAAGCCAGGAGATCGCCCAAGCAGAGAACGCTGTCGCTTCCACGAAAGCCAACTACGAAAATGCAAAGTCAAATCTTGAGCGAATGAGAAACCTCTTTGCCCAAGGTGCCATCTCTCCGCTTCAGATGGACCAGGCGCAAACGCAATACGATGTCGCATTAGCCCAGTACGAAAGCGCAAAACAACAATTAAGCTTGGTAAAAGCAGGAGCACGTGAAGAGGAAATCGAGGCAGCGCAGAAGCAAGTCGAACAAGCCGAAGAGGCTCTTCGGATAGCTCAGGCAAACCGCAGTCAAAAGGAATTAAGGCTTGAGGATATTAAATCTGCAAGAGCAGGTGTTGCTCAAGCTGAAGCAAACTTGGCTTATGCGAAACAACAGCTGGAGAACGCTTATATTCGCACCCCGATTTCTGGAACAGTATCAAAGCGCATGACTGAGCCTGGGCAGATGGCAACGCCAGGCGTGCCACTAATCGAGATTGTAGCGTTGAATACAGTCTATTTCGACGCCGCCGTGTCGGAAATTGATATTCAGAAGATCAAACCAGGCCAGCCCGTAGAGGTCCAAGTAGATGCTTTTCCAAACCGCAAATTTACGGGCAGTGTTTTGAAAGTATTGCCAACAGCGGATACCAGCACGAGGCAGCTTAGAGTGTGGATTTCAGTGCCTAATCCACATAATGAGATAAAGCCTGGCATGTTTGCTAGGGGCAACATACGCATTGCCCGCCATAGCAATACGGTGATTGTACCAAAGGACGCATTGATGATAGATGGTGGCGGCTATACCATCTACCAAATCATTGATTCGGTTGCCCACCTGCGCAAAGTCCGAGTGGGGTTCATGACCCGGGACGAAGCAGAGATTTTAGATGGAATCAAGGCCGGCGACCAAGTCGTCGTGAGCGGCCAAGATAAGCTTTCCGATGGAGTGAAAGTTCATGTGGTTGACTAA
- a CDS encoding ABC transporter ATP-binding protein: MQHIQHQIVETIGLTKNFRGRLAVDDLSLQVAEGDIYGFLGPNGAGKSTTIRMLVGLIRPNRGVARLLGHDIMKDRIKALKYVGALVESPSFYKFLTARQNLRLLSRLSGACDDRRIDEVLDVVGLLDHANDKVKTFSHGMCQRLGIAQALLPKPKLVILDEPTSGLDPQGMKEVRELIKHLVKEEKVTIFLSSHLLYEVEQICTKVGIINNGRLIAEGEVDKLLQQEMNLVEFGVNDVGRASEIAARNGEVDVVSCGQDCLVVRVRQEIIPELNRALVTAGVEVFSIIPKKMNLEDLFLDVIQDSRHDN, translated from the coding sequence ATGCAGCATATACAACATCAAATTGTAGAGACAATTGGGCTTACAAAAAACTTTCGAGGCCGACTTGCGGTAGATGATCTAAGCCTGCAGGTTGCGGAGGGAGATATTTATGGTTTCCTCGGACCGAATGGTGCAGGGAAGAGCACCACGATACGTATGTTGGTTGGCTTAATCCGGCCAAATCGCGGTGTGGCAAGGCTCTTGGGCCATGATATTATGAAAGATCGTATAAAGGCATTGAAGTATGTCGGGGCTTTGGTTGAATCGCCCAGTTTTTATAAATTTTTAACAGCCAGGCAGAACCTTAGACTACTGAGTAGGCTCTCTGGTGCATGTGATGACAGGCGAATAGATGAGGTGCTGGATGTCGTCGGCTTGCTTGACCATGCAAATGACAAAGTTAAAACGTTCTCACACGGCATGTGTCAGCGGCTGGGGATTGCTCAGGCACTGCTTCCAAAGCCGAAGCTTGTTATCCTTGATGAACCAACGTCGGGGTTGGACCCTCAGGGCATGAAGGAAGTGCGAGAGCTTATCAAGCACCTTGTCAAAGAAGAGAAGGTTACCATATTCTTGTCAAGCCATCTCCTTTACGAAGTAGAGCAAATATGTACAAAGGTTGGGATTATAAATAATGGCCGCCTCATTGCCGAAGGCGAAGTTGATAAACTTCTTCAACAAGAAATGAACTTGGTTGAGTTTGGGGTGAATGACGTAGGGCGAGCTTCAGAGATAGCGGCACGAAATGGCGAGGTTGACGTTGTCTCGTGCGGCCAAGATTGTTTGGTTGTAAGGGTGCGCCAAGAGATTATACCGGAACTCAACCGGGCATTAGTGACAGCTGGAGTTGAGGTTTTCTCGATAATTCCAAAGAAAATGAACCTAGAGGATCTTTTCCTCGACGTCATTCAGGATAGTAGGCATGATAACTAG
- a CDS encoding type II secretion system protein has protein sequence MLRNNRGQLLLIEILVVVAILMLIGYFIIPRYLGERSSPEEGTVAGPKERAESVECMNNLRNIRAAIEMYRQTGEGKFPTTLAELESSGVSESIRKCPVSGKEYKYDPSTGTVSCTYPGHERY, from the coding sequence ATGTTGCGAAACAATCGTGGGCAACTCTTGCTAATTGAAATACTCGTAGTGGTTGCGATTCTGATGTTAATCGGGTACTTTATCATCCCCCGATATTTAGGGGAGCGCTCGTCGCCTGAAGAAGGCACGGTTGCAGGTCCGAAGGAGCGCGCAGAGAGCGTTGAGTGCATGAACAACCTGCGGAATATTCGAGCAGCAATCGAAATGTACCGGCAGACTGGAGAAGGGAAATTTCCGACAACGCTAGCCGAGCTTGAGTCTAGCGGCGTATCGGAAAGCATCCGGAAGTGCCCTGTTTCGGGCAAGGAATACAAATATGACCCTTCAACCGGTACCGTGAGCTGCACATATCCTGGGCATGAGAGGTACTAA
- a CDS encoding ABC transporter permease subunit: protein MITSIRMELLKLWRKPRTYFGFISMTLMIILMLIAIKYGDPFRHMRERISQDFIIAGSFINAAFLTRYLLEGVVYTFLPLFACLVCGDLIASEASDGTLRTVLCRPISKVGWAVSKYVVGAFYIFVLAIFSGVAAYMVGWAFLGKGSLVVFNDGIWVFPEWSAILRLLATYGIVAVAMLAVGSVSFAISTFLSNANVAIIGGMGLLYMSAILQEIEYFKFLKPYLLTSYFNSWKGLFVEPIDTTIIWESLGVLLVYSAVAFIIGLVIFQRRDVLS, encoded by the coding sequence ATGATAACTAGTATCCGGATGGAGCTTCTAAAACTGTGGCGTAAGCCCAGAACTTACTTTGGTTTTATAAGCATGACGTTGATGATAATTCTGATGCTGATTGCTATTAAATATGGCGATCCTTTTCGCCATATGCGGGAGCGCATCAGCCAAGATTTTATCATAGCAGGTTCGTTTATCAATGCCGCGTTTCTGACGCGATATTTGCTTGAGGGTGTGGTCTATACTTTCTTGCCCCTATTTGCATGCCTAGTTTGTGGAGATTTAATTGCCTCGGAGGCGTCGGATGGAACTTTGAGAACGGTATTGTGTCGTCCAATCAGCAAAGTGGGTTGGGCTGTCTCAAAGTATGTGGTCGGGGCATTCTATATATTTGTGCTTGCAATATTTTCTGGTGTTGCGGCATATATGGTTGGTTGGGCGTTCCTAGGCAAGGGAAGTTTGGTAGTATTCAATGACGGCATATGGGTCTTCCCCGAATGGAGCGCAATCTTGAGACTTTTAGCAACATATGGCATAGTTGCAGTGGCAATGCTTGCTGTAGGAAGTGTGTCGTTTGCAATTTCGACATTTCTGAGCAACGCCAACGTTGCTATTATTGGTGGAATGGGTTTGCTTTATATGTCCGCAATCTTGCAGGAAATTGAGTATTTTAAGTTCCTCAAGCCTTATTTACTAACAAGTTATTTCAATTCATGGAAGGGACTCTTTGTTGAGCCGATAGATACCACGATTATTTGGGAATCATTGGGTGTATTGCTTGTCTACTCAGCCGTTGCGTTTATCATCGGACTGGTAATTTTCCAAAGAAGAGATGTGCTTTCATAG
- the efp gene encoding elongation factor P has product MIDTSDFRNGLHIIQDGEIYTIVEFQHVKPGKGGAFVRTKLKNVKTGAVIDKTFRAGERMEQAVLERKPMQYLYHQDSDYYLMDMETYDQICVQKEAFGDAVKYLKDNQEVWALTHEGRIIGVELPYTVELEVVETEPGVRGDTVSGGSKPAKLETGAVIQVPFFINVGDKVKVDTRTDAYLERVK; this is encoded by the coding sequence GTGATAGATACCAGCGATTTCAGGAACGGGTTACACATAATCCAAGACGGCGAAATCTACACAATAGTGGAGTTCCAACACGTTAAGCCAGGTAAAGGTGGGGCTTTCGTGCGAACAAAGCTCAAGAATGTTAAAACAGGTGCAGTCATCGACAAGACATTCCGCGCCGGCGAAAGGATGGAGCAAGCTGTGCTGGAGCGGAAACCAATGCAATACCTTTACCATCAAGATAGCGACTACTACCTGATGGACATGGAGACCTACGACCAAATCTGCGTCCAGAAGGAAGCCTTTGGAGACGCCGTGAAATACTTGAAGGATAACCAAGAAGTCTGGGCATTAACCCACGAAGGCAGAATAATCGGCGTTGAACTGCCATACACTGTGGAGCTTGAGGTAGTTGAGACTGAGCCAGGCGTACGAGGCGACACCGTATCAGGTGGTTCAAAGCCAGCAAAGCTTGAAACGGGGGCTGTAATCCAAGTTCCATTCTTCATAAATGTGGGGGATAAGGTCAAGGTTGACACTCGCACAGATGCATACCTTGAGAGAGTAAAGTAG
- a CDS encoding AbrB/MazE/SpoVT family DNA-binding domain-containing protein, producing the protein MMPKSALEECFVGTVTVGERGQVVIPAEARKKLGIHTGDKLFIMSHPTKGGLFLLKIDSMREFLDHLTRSLSLAESNEANECSEHS; encoded by the coding sequence ATGATGCCTAAGTCTGCATTAGAGGAATGCTTCGTTGGGACGGTTACAGTGGGCGAGCGCGGCCAAGTAGTAATTCCTGCGGAAGCGAGAAAGAAGCTTGGCATTCATACCGGCGATAAGTTATTCATAATGAGCCATCCTACCAAGGGTGGTTTATTTTTGCTCAAGATTGACTCAATGCGCGAATTTTTAGATCACCTAACAAGGAGTCTCAGCTTGGCCGAGTCAAATGAGGCAAACGAATGCTCGGAGCATTCATAG